A genomic region of Streptomyces rimosus contains the following coding sequences:
- a CDS encoding CAP domain-containing protein, translating to MGRHRRSAPASPEAAGAAESGAAERTGTPAAAHPASAGRHRGHRSARDRRTAPVRTGLLGASAAVAMGAVAVASGLLPGGSQYDWSGNGGAGERVRAGSLPTAPTRDAASVTPSDRGTGQASRGEDRPGIPERERPTPAATPSAPQTSRQPSEPPDTSSGPGAGTGTGADRDRTERPGRTVPSSAAPPKSTASATAAPGAKPATAESQVLTLVNQERAKAGCSPLTADRQLGDLARDFSADMARRDFFDHTDPDGRSPWDRAKAAGIDGLGGENIARGQADARAVMDTWMHSSGHRANILNCEYKTLGVGAHFGSGGPWWTQDFGF from the coding sequence ATGGGCCGCCATCGACGCTCCGCTCCCGCATCGCCCGAAGCCGCCGGAGCCGCTGAATCCGGAGCCGCGGAACGAACCGGGACCCCGGCCGCCGCGCACCCCGCGTCCGCCGGCCGCCACCGCGGCCACCGCTCCGCGCGCGACCGGCGCACCGCTCCGGTGCGCACCGGACTGCTCGGCGCCTCGGCCGCCGTGGCGATGGGTGCCGTCGCCGTCGCCTCGGGGCTGCTGCCCGGCGGCAGCCAGTACGACTGGAGCGGCAACGGCGGTGCCGGGGAACGCGTACGCGCGGGCTCCCTGCCGACCGCGCCGACGCGCGACGCGGCGTCCGTGACGCCCTCGGACCGCGGCACCGGCCAGGCCAGCCGCGGCGAGGACCGCCCCGGTATCCCGGAGCGGGAACGCCCCACACCCGCCGCCACCCCGTCGGCTCCCCAAACCTCCCGGCAGCCCTCCGAGCCCCCCGACACCAGCAGTGGCCCCGGCGCGGGCACCGGCACCGGCGCCGACCGGGACCGTACGGAACGGCCGGGCCGTACGGTCCCGTCCTCCGCCGCGCCCCCGAAAAGCACCGCGAGCGCCACCGCCGCGCCGGGCGCCAAGCCCGCGACCGCCGAATCCCAGGTGCTGACGCTGGTCAACCAGGAGCGCGCCAAGGCCGGCTGCTCCCCGCTGACCGCCGACCGCCAACTGGGCGATCTGGCCCGCGACTTCAGTGCCGACATGGCACGCCGCGACTTCTTCGACCACACCGACCCGGACGGCCGCAGCCCGTGGGACCGGGCCAAGGCCGCGGGCATAGACGGTCTCGGCGGCGAGAACATAGCCCGCGGCCAGGCCGACGCCCGCGCGGTGATGGACACCTGGATGCACAGCTCCGGGCACCGCGCCAACATCCTCAACTGTGAGTACAAGACCCTGGGAGTCGGCGCCCACTTCGGCTCCGGCGGCCCTTGGTGGACGCAGGACTTCGGGTTCTGA
- a CDS encoding flavodoxin family protein, which produces MTTPAPSASSAASPSPASPAVAVPPVVAVAYHSGFGHTAVLAEAVRDGAADAGATVHLVKVDEITEEQWGLLDAADAIVFGSPTYMGTASGAFHVFAEATSKRWATRAWQDKLAAGFTNSGSKSGDKLHTLQFFTVLAAQHGMHWVSLGLLPGWNSSTASENDLNRLGIFLGAGAQTDSDRGPDGVHKADIATADHLGRRVAAQAAVYAAGRAAVAA; this is translated from the coding sequence ATGACCACGCCCGCCCCGTCCGCTTCTTCCGCCGCCTCTCCTTCCCCCGCTTCTCCGGCCGTTGCCGTCCCGCCCGTCGTCGCCGTCGCCTACCACTCGGGGTTCGGCCACACCGCGGTGCTCGCCGAGGCGGTGCGCGACGGTGCCGCCGATGCCGGGGCGACCGTCCACCTGGTCAAGGTCGATGAGATCACCGAGGAGCAGTGGGGCCTGCTCGACGCCGCCGACGCGATCGTCTTCGGCTCGCCGACCTACATGGGCACCGCGTCCGGCGCCTTCCATGTCTTCGCCGAGGCCACCTCGAAGCGCTGGGCGACCCGCGCCTGGCAGGACAAGCTCGCGGCGGGCTTCACCAACTCCGGCTCCAAGAGCGGCGACAAGCTGCACACCCTGCAGTTCTTCACCGTGCTGGCCGCCCAGCACGGCATGCACTGGGTCAGCCTCGGCCTGCTGCCCGGCTGGAACTCCTCCACCGCTTCGGAGAACGACCTCAACCGTCTCGGCATCTTCCTGGGCGCCGGCGCGCAGACCGACAGTGACCGTGGTCCGGACGGCGTCCACAAGGCCGACATAGCCACCGCCGACCACCTCGGCCGCCGGGTCGCCGCCCAGGCCGCGGTCTACGCCGCCGGCCGAGCCGCGGTCGCCGCCTGA
- a CDS encoding winged helix-turn-helix transcriptional regulator, which yields MTHQGSLQQVSQVPDVGTDLATDVAFDVFARTCPSRDTLKHVTDRWGSLTLGALHDGTFRFNELRRRVDGVSEKMLSQTLHALERDGLVRREAQQTNPPRVDYELTPLGREVAERLLGLIDLVESRMPAVLAAREQYDSARADA from the coding sequence ATGACGCATCAGGGCAGCTTGCAGCAGGTGTCGCAGGTCCCGGACGTCGGGACGGACCTGGCGACGGACGTGGCGTTCGACGTCTTCGCGCGGACGTGTCCGTCCCGCGACACGCTCAAGCACGTCACCGACCGCTGGGGCAGCCTGACGCTGGGCGCGCTGCACGACGGCACGTTCCGCTTCAACGAGCTGCGGCGGCGGGTGGACGGCGTCAGCGAGAAGATGCTGTCGCAGACGCTGCACGCCCTGGAGCGCGACGGACTGGTGCGCCGCGAGGCCCAGCAGACCAACCCGCCGCGGGTGGACTACGAACTGACCCCGTTGGGGCGGGAGGTGGCCGAGCGGCTGCTGGGGCTCATCGACCTGGTGGAAAGCCGGATGCCGGCAGTGCTGGCGGCACGGGAGCAGTACGACTCGGCGCGCGCGGACGCCTGA
- the mutM gene encoding bifunctional DNA-formamidopyrimidine glycosylase/DNA-(apurinic or apyrimidinic site) lyase has translation MPELPEVEVVRRGLERWVRGRTVAEVEVRHPRAVRRHTAGAVDFATRLKGQRIGEARRRGKYLWLPVTDGLSVLAHLGMSGQLLVQPQDAPDEKHLRIRFTFDDDAGTELRFVDQRTFGGLSLHDAVPGDPEGLPDVIAHIARDPLDPAFDDAAFHEALRRRRTTVKRALLDQSLISGVGNIYADEALWRSRLHYDRPTATFTRPRTAELLGHIRDVMSAALAVGGTSFDSLYVNVNGESGYFERSLDAYGREDEPCRRCGTAMRRRPWMNRSSYFCPRCQRPPRP, from the coding sequence GTGCCCGAGCTGCCCGAGGTCGAGGTCGTACGCCGCGGACTGGAGCGTTGGGTACGGGGGCGAACCGTCGCCGAGGTCGAGGTGCGGCACCCGCGCGCGGTCCGCCGGCACACCGCGGGCGCCGTGGACTTCGCCACACGCCTGAAGGGGCAGCGCATCGGCGAGGCCCGGCGGCGCGGCAAGTACCTGTGGCTGCCGGTCACCGACGGCCTGTCCGTCCTGGCCCACCTGGGCATGAGCGGACAGCTCCTGGTCCAGCCGCAGGACGCCCCGGACGAGAAGCACCTGCGGATCCGCTTCACCTTCGACGACGACGCCGGCACCGAACTGCGCTTCGTCGACCAGCGGACCTTCGGCGGACTGTCGCTGCACGACGCGGTGCCCGGCGACCCCGAGGGGCTGCCCGACGTCATCGCCCACATCGCGCGCGACCCGCTCGACCCGGCCTTCGACGACGCCGCCTTCCACGAGGCGCTGCGCCGCCGCCGCACCACCGTCAAGCGCGCGCTGCTGGACCAGTCGCTGATCAGCGGTGTCGGCAACATCTACGCCGACGAGGCCCTGTGGCGCTCCCGGCTGCACTACGACCGGCCGACCGCCACCTTCACCCGCCCCCGTACCGCCGAGCTGCTCGGGCACATCCGGGACGTGATGAGCGCGGCGCTCGCCGTCGGCGGCACCAGCTTCGACAGCCTCTACGTGAACGTCAACGGGGAGTCGGGCTACTTCGAACGGTCGCTGGACGCCTACGGGCGCGAGGACGAGCCCTGCCGCCGCTGCGGCACGGCGATGCGCCGCCGCCCCTGGATGAACCGGTCCAGCTACTTCTGCCCGCGCTGCCAGCGGCCGCCGCGGCCGTAG
- the rnc gene encoding ribonuclease III, producing MSDAHTSPRKRAAETAPADTASSHTLLEGRLGYHLESALLVRALTHRSYAYENGGLPTNERLEFLGDSVLGLVVTDTLYRTHPDLPEGQLAKLRAAVVNSRALAEVGRGLDLGAFIRLGRGEEGTGGRNKASILADTLEAVIGAVYLDQGLDAAAELVHRLFDPLIEKSAGLGAGLDWKTSLQELTATEGLGVPEYMVSETGPDHEKTFTAAARVGGVSYGTGTGRSKKEAEQQAAESAWRAIRAAADEAAERAVDAPPAGEPVVPPAGEPPVVG from the coding sequence ATGTCAGACGCCCATACGTCTCCCCGCAAGCGCGCGGCTGAAACGGCACCGGCGGACACGGCCTCGTCCCACACGCTTCTGGAAGGGCGGCTCGGGTACCACCTCGAGTCCGCCCTTCTGGTGCGTGCGCTGACGCACCGCTCGTACGCATATGAGAACGGCGGCCTGCCCACCAACGAGCGGCTGGAGTTCCTCGGGGACTCGGTGCTCGGCCTGGTGGTCACGGACACGCTGTACCGCACCCACCCCGACCTGCCCGAAGGCCAGCTGGCCAAGCTGCGGGCCGCGGTGGTCAACTCGCGGGCGCTCGCCGAGGTGGGCCGCGGCCTCGACCTCGGCGCCTTCATCCGCCTCGGCCGGGGCGAAGAGGGCACCGGCGGCCGCAACAAGGCATCCATCCTGGCCGACACCCTGGAAGCGGTGATCGGCGCGGTCTATCTCGACCAGGGTCTCGACGCGGCGGCCGAGCTGGTGCACCGGCTCTTCGACCCGCTCATCGAGAAGTCCGCCGGTCTCGGCGCCGGCCTGGACTGGAAGACCAGCCTCCAGGAGCTGACCGCGACCGAAGGTCTCGGCGTGCCGGAGTACATGGTCAGCGAGACCGGTCCGGACCACGAGAAGACCTTCACTGCTGCTGCCCGCGTCGGTGGTGTCTCGTACGGCACCGGCACCGGCCGCAGCAAGAAGGAAGCCGAACAGCAGGCGGCCGAGTCCGCCTGGCGGGCGATCCGCGCGGCGGCGGACGAAGCGGCCGAGCGGGCCGTGGACGCGCCGCCGGCCGGTGAGCCGGTGGTTCCCCCGGCCGGGGAACCACCCGTCGTCGGCTGA
- the rpmF gene encoding 50S ribosomal protein L32: MAVPKRKMSRSNTRHRRSQWKAAVPTLVACERCHEPKQQHIACPSCGTYNKRQVLEV; the protein is encoded by the coding sequence GTGGCTGTTCCGAAGCGGAAGATGTCGCGCAGCAACACGCGCCACCGCCGGTCGCAGTGGAAGGCTGCGGTCCCCACCCTGGTGGCGTGCGAGCGCTGCCACGAGCCGAAGCAGCAGCACATCGCGTGCCCGAGCTGCGGCACCTACAACAAGCGACAGGTCCTCGAGGTCTGA
- a CDS encoding YceD family protein — translation MNGRPVRQRRKQEAINARLDHRSPLVFDTRDLGRRPGALQRLSRTVEAPRDLGNEVIGVPEGAPVELDFRLESVMDGVLVTGTGRASVQGECVRCLEPLERELVADFQEMFSYPDADARTRTAEPGDDAEEEEDTLFLEDDLFDLEPVLRDAVVLALPMQPVCRDDCPGLCSQCGERLADDPDHHHDAVDIRWAALQGLATDPDGEKDENMSGDGPDSARAAEKQEK, via the coding sequence GTGAACGGGCGGCCCGTACGTCAGCGTAGAAAGCAGGAAGCCATCAACGCCCGCCTCGACCACCGTTCCCCGCTCGTGTTCGACACGCGCGATCTGGGACGTCGTCCCGGCGCGCTGCAGCGGCTCTCCCGCACCGTCGAGGCCCCCCGGGACCTCGGCAACGAGGTCATCGGAGTGCCCGAGGGCGCGCCGGTGGAACTCGACTTCCGCCTGGAGTCCGTCATGGACGGGGTGCTTGTCACAGGTACCGGCCGTGCATCGGTCCAGGGGGAGTGCGTAAGGTGTCTGGAGCCGCTGGAGCGCGAGCTCGTAGCGGACTTCCAGGAGATGTTCTCCTACCCCGACGCCGACGCCAGGACCCGCACCGCGGAGCCCGGCGACGACGCCGAGGAAGAGGAGGACACTCTCTTCCTCGAGGACGACCTGTTCGACCTCGAACCCGTGCTGCGTGATGCGGTGGTGCTCGCACTGCCGATGCAGCCGGTGTGCCGGGACGACTGCCCGGGCCTGTGCTCCCAGTGCGGAGAGCGGCTCGCGGACGACCCGGACCACCACCACGACGCCGTCGACATCCGTTGGGCGGCACTGCAGGGACTCGCCACCGACCCGGACGGCGAGAAGGACGAAAACATGAGCGGCGACGGGCCTGATTCAGCGCGCGCCGCCGAGAAGCAGGAGAAGTAG
- a CDS encoding ATP synthase F0 subunit B codes for MDVQKKLDEIVRTVGSARSVPMSASCVVNRAELLAMLEEVRSALPGSLAEAQELLGGREQMVEEARAEAERIIESANAHRGSLISDTEVARQSQAEADRILAEARREAEEIRAEADDYVDSKLANFEVVLTKTIGSVDRGREKLLGRAPGEGGHADEDGIQVPEPTADPQTLRERADRYVDAKFGAFEAVLTKTLEAVGRGRLKLQGARPADELGGLAAQPDGRHPGHTGDAEYLAGLAELADPVPPQPQAPPQPTVPPQAQPDPQQGYYTDPAYQQQDAYGYPQAPYAQQDPYGYGWTDPQAQQQHQQPYDPNTGYLQPQEQAQVPGQAPGGRAPQPAALDETSLFDTSMIDLDRLRQYEEGRQ; via the coding sequence GTGGACGTGCAGAAAAAGCTCGACGAGATCGTCAGGACCGTCGGCAGCGCCCGGTCCGTGCCCATGTCGGCCTCGTGCGTGGTCAACCGCGCCGAGCTGCTCGCCATGCTGGAGGAGGTGCGCTCCGCCCTGCCCGGGTCGCTCGCCGAGGCCCAGGAGCTGCTCGGCGGCCGCGAGCAGATGGTCGAGGAGGCCCGCGCCGAGGCGGAGCGGATCATCGAGTCCGCCAACGCCCACCGCGGCTCGCTGATCTCCGACACCGAGGTCGCCCGGCAGTCCCAGGCCGAGGCCGACCGCATCCTGGCCGAGGCCCGCCGCGAGGCCGAGGAGATCCGCGCCGAGGCCGACGACTACGTGGACAGCAAACTGGCCAACTTCGAGGTCGTCCTCACCAAGACCATCGGCTCGGTCGACCGCGGCCGCGAGAAGCTGCTCGGCCGCGCGCCGGGCGAGGGCGGCCACGCGGACGAGGACGGCATCCAGGTTCCCGAGCCCACCGCCGACCCGCAGACCCTCAGGGAGCGCGCCGACCGGTACGTGGACGCCAAATTCGGCGCCTTCGAGGCCGTACTGACCAAGACCCTGGAGGCGGTCGGCCGCGGGCGGCTCAAGCTCCAGGGCGCCCGGCCGGCGGACGAGCTGGGCGGCCTCGCCGCGCAGCCCGACGGCCGGCACCCGGGCCACACCGGCGACGCCGAGTACCTCGCCGGCCTCGCCGAGCTGGCCGACCCCGTACCCCCGCAGCCGCAGGCCCCGCCGCAGCCCACCGTGCCGCCCCAGGCGCAGCCCGACCCCCAGCAGGGGTACTACACCGACCCGGCCTACCAGCAGCAGGACGCCTACGGCTATCCGCAGGCCCCGTACGCGCAGCAGGACCCGTACGGCTACGGCTGGACGGACCCGCAGGCCCAGCAGCAGCACCAGCAGCCCTACGACCCGAACACGGGCTACCTCCAGCCGCAGGAGCAGGCCCAGGTCCCCGGGCAGGCCCCGGGCGGCCGGGCGCCGCAGCCCGCCGCGCTCGACGAGACCAGCCTCTTCGACACGAGCATGATCGATCTCGACCGGCTGCGACAGTACGAGGAGGGGCGGCAGTAG
- the coaD gene encoding pantetheine-phosphate adenylyltransferase produces the protein MTGPESEETHVRRAVCPGSFDPITNGHLDIIARASRLYDVVHVTVMINKAKQGLFSIDERIDLIRRATAEYGNVEVESFHGLLVDFCKQRDIPAIVKGLRAVSDFDYELQMAQMNNGLSGVETLFIPTSPTYSFLSSSLVKEVAAWGGDVSHLVPPFVLEELTARLGAK, from the coding sequence ATGACCGGACCGGAGAGCGAGGAAACTCACGTGCGCCGCGCAGTCTGTCCGGGGTCGTTCGACCCCATCACCAACGGGCACCTGGACATCATTGCCCGGGCCTCCAGGCTCTACGACGTCGTCCACGTCACCGTGATGATCAACAAGGCCAAGCAGGGCCTGTTCTCGATCGACGAGCGGATCGACCTGATCCGCCGCGCCACCGCCGAGTACGGCAACGTCGAGGTCGAGTCCTTCCACGGCCTGCTCGTCGACTTCTGCAAGCAGCGTGACATTCCGGCCATCGTCAAGGGGCTGCGCGCGGTCAGCGACTTCGACTACGAGCTCCAGATGGCGCAGATGAACAACGGCCTCTCCGGCGTCGAGACCCTCTTCATCCCCACCAGCCCCACCTACAGCTTCCTCTCCTCCAGCCTGGTCAAGGAGGTCGCGGCCTGGGGCGGCGACGTCTCCCACCTGGTGCCGCCCTTCGTCCTGGAAGAGCTGACCGCGCGGCTGGGCGCCAAGTGA
- the rsmD gene encoding 16S rRNA (guanine(966)-N(2))-methyltransferase RsmD — protein sequence MTRVIAGTAGGRRLAVPPGNGTRPTSDRAREGLFSTWESLDGPLAGARVLDLYAGSGAVGLEALSRGAAHVLLVEADARAVRTIRDNVRTLGMPGAEVRPGKAEQIVAGAAPADPYDVLFLDPPYAVTDDDLGEILLTLRQGGWCAEEALVTVERSTRGGPFPWPDGFAPIRSRRYGEGTLWYGRAASTCDNAS from the coding sequence ATGACCCGCGTGATCGCCGGCACGGCCGGCGGCCGGCGCCTGGCCGTGCCTCCCGGCAACGGCACCCGTCCGACCTCCGACCGGGCGCGCGAGGGCCTGTTCTCCACCTGGGAGTCGCTGGACGGGCCGCTGGCCGGCGCCCGGGTGCTGGACCTGTACGCGGGGTCCGGCGCCGTGGGCCTGGAGGCGCTGTCCCGTGGCGCCGCGCACGTCCTGCTGGTCGAGGCCGACGCCCGCGCCGTACGCACCATCCGCGACAACGTCCGCACCCTCGGGATGCCCGGCGCGGAGGTCCGGCCCGGCAAGGCCGAACAGATCGTCGCGGGCGCGGCCCCGGCCGACCCGTACGACGTGCTCTTCCTCGACCCGCCGTACGCCGTCACCGACGACGATCTTGGGGAGATCCTGCTCACACTCCGCCAGGGGGGCTGGTGTGCCGAGGAGGCACTCGTCACCGTGGAGCGGAGCACCAGAGGCGGTCCGTTCCCCTGGCCGGACGGTTTCGCACCCATCCGGTCCCGGCGCTACGGCGAGGGAACGCTTTGGTACGGTCGCGCCGCTTCGACGTGCGACAACGCGTCATGA
- the recG gene encoding ATP-dependent DNA helicase RecG, translating to MSALDEPLKKILGGTTAKVMAEQLGLNTVGDLLHHYPRRYAERGELTRLSDLPLDEHVTVVARVADARVLKFNNGRGQRLEVTLTDGSGRLQLVFFGKGIHKPHKELLPGRRAMFAGKVSVFNRKLQLAHPEYALLDGEDGEAAVDAFAGRLMPIYPACQQMASWKIAKAVDAVLPSAREALDPLPEALRAGRALLPLPEALEKVHRPRTKADIEDARSRLKWDEAFVLQVALARRRMAETQLPATPRPLTPGGLLDAFDAKLPFTLTEGQQKVSREIFDDLATDHPMHRLLQGEVGSGKTMVALRAMLAVVDTGGQAAMLAPTEVLAQQHHRSITEMMGELAEGGMLGGAEQGTKVVLLTGSMGAAARRQALLDLVTGEAGIVIGTHALIEDKVQFHDLGLVVVDEQHRFGVEQRDALRGKGKQPPHLLVMTATPIPRTVAMTVFGDLETSVLDQLPAGRSPIASHVVPAKDKPHFLARAWERVREEVEAGHQAYVVCPRIGDEEDAPKGKGTKKKSGESGGEAAAGDDKRPPLAVLEVADQLAKGPLAGLRVEVLHGRMHPDDKDAVMRRFAAGEVDALVATTVIEVGVNVPNATAMVIMDADRFGVSQLHQLRGRVGRGSAPGLCLLVSEMPEASPARARLAAVAGTLDGFELSRIDLEQRREGDVLGQAQSGVRTSLRMLAVIEDEQVIEAAREEATALVTTDPELTGYPELRTALQALLDAEREQYLDKG from the coding sequence GTGTCCGCGCTCGACGAACCCCTGAAGAAGATTCTCGGTGGCACCACCGCCAAGGTGATGGCCGAGCAGCTCGGCCTGAACACGGTCGGCGATCTGCTGCACCACTATCCGCGCAGATACGCGGAGCGCGGTGAGCTGACCCGCCTCTCCGACCTGCCGCTGGACGAACACGTCACGGTCGTCGCGCGCGTCGCCGACGCCCGGGTCCTGAAGTTCAACAACGGCCGCGGCCAGCGCCTGGAGGTGACCCTCACCGACGGCAGCGGCCGCCTCCAGCTCGTCTTCTTCGGCAAGGGCATCCACAAACCGCACAAGGAACTGCTGCCCGGCCGCCGCGCCATGTTCGCGGGCAAGGTCTCGGTCTTCAACCGCAAGCTGCAACTGGCCCACCCCGAATACGCGCTGCTGGACGGCGAGGACGGCGAGGCGGCCGTGGACGCCTTCGCGGGCCGGCTCATGCCGATCTACCCGGCCTGCCAGCAGATGGCCTCCTGGAAGATCGCCAAGGCGGTCGACGCGGTGCTGCCCAGCGCGCGCGAGGCGCTCGACCCGCTCCCCGAGGCGCTGCGCGCAGGCCGGGCCCTGCTGCCGCTCCCGGAGGCCCTGGAGAAGGTCCACCGGCCGCGCACGAAGGCCGACATCGAGGACGCGCGCTCGCGCCTGAAGTGGGACGAGGCGTTCGTCCTCCAGGTGGCGCTGGCCCGCCGCCGGATGGCCGAGACCCAACTCCCCGCCACGCCTCGCCCGTTGACACCCGGCGGGTTGCTCGACGCCTTCGACGCGAAGCTGCCCTTCACGCTCACCGAAGGCCAGCAGAAGGTCAGCCGCGAGATCTTCGACGACCTGGCCACCGACCACCCGATGCACCGCCTCCTCCAGGGCGAGGTCGGTTCCGGCAAGACGATGGTCGCCCTGCGCGCCATGCTCGCCGTCGTGGACACCGGCGGCCAGGCGGCGATGCTCGCGCCCACCGAGGTGCTGGCCCAGCAGCACCATCGGTCCATCACGGAAATGATGGGGGAGTTGGCCGAGGGAGGGATGTTGGGCGGCGCCGAGCAGGGCACCAAAGTGGTGCTGCTGACGGGCTCGATGGGCGCCGCCGCCCGCCGCCAGGCGCTGCTGGACCTCGTCACGGGCGAGGCCGGGATCGTCATCGGCACCCACGCCCTCATCGAGGACAAGGTCCAGTTCCACGACCTGGGCCTGGTGGTGGTCGACGAACAGCACCGCTTCGGCGTCGAGCAGCGCGACGCGCTGCGCGGCAAGGGCAAGCAGCCGCCGCACCTGCTGGTCATGACGGCCACCCCCATTCCGCGTACGGTCGCGATGACCGTCTTCGGCGACCTGGAGACGTCCGTACTGGACCAGCTCCCCGCCGGCCGCTCGCCCATCGCCAGCCACGTCGTGCCCGCCAAGGACAAGCCGCACTTCCTCGCGCGCGCCTGGGAGCGGGTGCGCGAGGAGGTCGAGGCCGGCCACCAGGCGTATGTGGTCTGCCCCCGGATCGGCGACGAGGAGGACGCGCCGAAGGGCAAGGGCACCAAGAAGAAGTCCGGGGAGTCCGGGGGAGAGGCCGCCGCGGGCGACGACAAACGGCCCCCGCTGGCCGTCCTGGAGGTCGCCGACCAGCTCGCGAAGGGCCCCCTCGCCGGGCTGCGCGTCGAGGTGCTGCACGGCCGGATGCACCCGGACGACAAGGACGCGGTGATGCGCCGGTTCGCGGCCGGCGAGGTGGACGCGCTGGTGGCGACCACCGTCATCGAGGTCGGCGTGAACGTCCCCAACGCCACTGCCATGGTGATCATGGACGCGGACCGCTTCGGCGTCTCCCAGCTGCACCAGCTGCGCGGCCGGGTCGGCCGCGGATCAGCGCCCGGCCTGTGCCTGCTGGTCAGCGAGATGCCCGAGGCCAGCCCCGCACGCGCCCGGCTCGCCGCCGTGGCCGGCACCCTCGACGGCTTCGAACTGTCCCGTATCGACCTGGAGCAGCGCCGCGAGGGCGACGTCCTCGGCCAGGCCCAGTCCGGCGTCCGCACATCCCTGCGGATGCTCGCCGTCATCGAGGACGAACAGGTCATCGAGGCCGCCCGCGAGGAGGCCACCGCGCTGGTCACCACCGACCCCGAACTGACCGGCTACCCGGAACTGCGTACGGCCCTCCAGGCCCTGCTGGACGCGGAGCGGGAGCAGTATTTGGACAAGGGGTGA